A single region of the Pseudomonas granadensis genome encodes:
- a CDS encoding PLP-dependent cysteine synthase family protein — translation MILNKVSDLIGNTPMLAIDVPDTNARLLLKVEKNNPGGSIKDRMARNMVLAALKSGRLKPGGVVVESSSGNTGIGLAMAAVEFGLHFIAVVDHHAAQDKIAVMKALGAEVRFVKGTYREDEVAVVERQRMAAELATEIPGAVFMNQSDNAANAGGYSDFVRETVAQAEGLIGAYVGCVGTGGSMTGIARGLKVHNPDTVTVGVEPAGSIVFGHPGYPYYQSGTGTPAGDTVGLVLDYSCIDLGVQVTDSQAFETARYIARNFALLVGGSTGGAIFKALELIHKGVLRGNVVVPIADGGEKYLHTVFDDQWLQERDLLDPGIGAQLDIWLGKTQWLESVSAPLQLSVA, via the coding sequence ATGATCTTGAATAAAGTTTCCGACCTTATTGGTAATACACCGATGCTGGCTATTGATGTACCGGACACCAACGCCCGGTTGTTATTGAAAGTTGAAAAGAACAACCCCGGCGGCAGTATCAAGGATCGCATGGCGCGCAACATGGTGCTGGCGGCGCTCAAGTCCGGGCGGCTGAAACCCGGCGGCGTGGTGGTCGAGTCGTCGTCCGGCAACACCGGGATCGGTCTGGCCATGGCGGCGGTCGAGTTCGGTCTGCACTTCATCGCTGTGGTCGATCACCACGCCGCGCAGGACAAGATCGCGGTGATGAAAGCGCTCGGCGCCGAGGTTCGTTTCGTTAAAGGCACCTACCGCGAGGATGAAGTCGCCGTCGTCGAACGCCAGCGCATGGCCGCCGAACTCGCGACGGAAATTCCCGGAGCGGTGTTCATGAACCAGTCTGACAATGCCGCGAACGCCGGCGGCTACAGCGACTTCGTCCGCGAAACCGTGGCTCAGGCCGAAGGCCTGATCGGTGCGTATGTCGGTTGTGTCGGCACGGGGGGGTCGATGACCGGCATTGCGCGCGGCCTGAAAGTGCACAACCCCGACACCGTGACCGTCGGCGTCGAACCGGCCGGTTCGATTGTGTTCGGCCATCCCGGCTATCCCTACTACCAATCGGGCACTGGCACCCCGGCCGGCGACACCGTGGGCCTGGTCCTCGATTACAGCTGCATCGATCTGGGCGTGCAGGTCACCGACTCGCAAGCCTTCGAAACCGCACGCTATATCGCCCGCAACTTTGCCTTGCTGGTGGGCGGTTCGACCGGTGGGGCAATTTTCAAGGCGCTGGAGCTGATTCACAAAGGTGTGCTGCGCGGCAATGTCGTGGTGCCGATTGCCGATGGCGGTGAGAAATACCTGCACACCGTGTTCGACGATCAATGGCTGCAGGAGCGCGATCTGCTCGACCCGGGTATCGGCGCACAACTGGACATCTGGCTGGGCAAGACCCAATGGCTGGAATCCGTTTCCGCGCCGCTGCAACTGAGCGTCGCATGA
- a CDS encoding NAD/NADP-dependent octopine/nopaline dehydrogenase family protein, with protein MNLLKVAICGGGRTGHLNAILFKQLADVQVSLLTHNPEVIEQHARQTPMQALLPDGSYLSARLDRVTADARSAVEDADLVIITVPAHVRQQTLQAIAPHLNASKPVFVGAIPGFCGFDWLAEATLPERPNVVIWGMKDVPHTAFELNPGRSIKMGGGKSQLYVAAHARESQASRHQLQAILTRLYGPCVTLLEHYLEITLTPGNPIMHSSVIYGLIGPYGQWHRKIFPQRMCWWTECPELGAYFLERMDEESQALCAVISQRLGIDLSSVKSLKQEIVEAYGEQIRDTSSMLSILRTNQAYNDILAPMVPAADNRAGYVIERESRAFNEDVAYGLVLLVEMARRFEIKVPHIEEVLQWSVTYMHGLRDSALDYFPRQWPHTASAAA; from the coding sequence ATGAATCTGTTGAAAGTCGCCATCTGTGGTGGCGGCAGGACCGGCCATCTCAACGCCATTCTGTTCAAGCAACTGGCCGATGTGCAGGTGTCGCTGCTCACCCACAACCCCGAGGTCATCGAACAGCACGCGCGGCAGACGCCGATGCAAGCGCTATTGCCGGATGGCTCGTACCTGAGCGCCCGTCTCGACCGGGTCACGGCGGATGCGCGTAGCGCGGTGGAAGATGCCGATCTGGTCATCATCACCGTGCCCGCTCACGTGCGCCAGCAAACCCTGCAAGCCATCGCCCCGCATCTGAATGCAAGCAAACCGGTATTCGTCGGCGCTATTCCGGGCTTCTGCGGTTTCGACTGGCTGGCCGAGGCGACGCTGCCCGAGCGGCCGAATGTGGTGATCTGGGGCATGAAGGATGTGCCGCACACCGCGTTCGAGCTGAATCCAGGGCGCTCGATCAAAATGGGCGGTGGCAAAAGCCAGCTGTACGTGGCAGCCCACGCCCGTGAATCGCAGGCGTCGCGGCATCAGCTTCAGGCCATTCTTACGCGTCTGTATGGCCCCTGCGTAACGTTGCTCGAGCACTATCTGGAAATCACCCTGACGCCGGGCAACCCGATCATGCACAGCTCGGTGATCTACGGCTTGATCGGCCCGTACGGCCAATGGCATCGCAAGATCTTCCCGCAACGCATGTGCTGGTGGACCGAATGCCCGGAGCTGGGCGCGTACTTTCTCGAGCGCATGGACGAGGAAAGCCAGGCGCTCTGCGCGGTGATCAGCCAGCGTCTGGGCATTGACCTGTCGTCGGTGAAATCGCTGAAACAGGAAATCGTCGAGGCCTACGGCGAGCAGATCCGCGACACCAGCAGCATGCTTTCGATCCTGCGCACCAATCAGGCCTACAACGACATTCTCGCGCCGATGGTGCCGGCCGCCGACAACCGCGCCGGCTACGTGATCGAACGCGAAAGCCGTGCCTTCAACGAAGACGTCGCCTACGGCCTGGTGCTGTTGGTGGAGATGGCCCGGCGCTTCGAAATCAAGGTGCCCCACATCGAGGAAGTCCTGCAGTGGAGCGTGACTTATATGCACGGTCTGCGCGACTCGGCCCTCGACTATTTCCCGCGCCAATGGCCACACACGGCCAGCGCTGCGGCATGA
- a CDS encoding IucA/IucC family protein has protein sequence MDDFKTLIAYSRRNAMRRLVRCLFAENILDRAALSFSAGGNQATYPLKGGRAHLAFSDIAKGPADTIVNDGEVVLVTDEGVRQTITSHQDMLDVLRDSFDFAPTDEGVAGLKADMENSLTNDAHARQHRQQWNARLHQAAKDHGLDSLTDYLRQHASTKDAAILLDQWGSLEGHPYYPTWKARPGLSDEEVAQLSPEFNAQVPLRIAALRAEHAQSESMPHVSSYHDWFAANFPGQWEQWKAALNRKGLDEREWLPLPIHGWHLQAYVLKTFAAEIEAGILITDGPDLVTLPTMSYRTMMPVLDVCAPLIKLPIAVWMTSELRSLQAKSIHMGPRISTVISQILQAENGFDQRLEIFPEEIGVRYKNAVTQDDHPGRHLSVVYRASAPAFERADACLPITVASLFTRLPGNDRPLFTDLIERDGVRATAAQVESWYREYAKVVTRPVVAIYLLYGIGLEAHQQNTMVLFSADGKARSLLIRDFGDGRTYAPLLEGRGYSLQPHVQPGILPTVFSGDIEPVRMFVLDAAFLTHLHELALWLTKEYGLNDTRLWHILREETDLAFDAVRDRVAPQIWETEHRAFVEEPWPTRSLLRMHLMQYSNYRLQHTLTNPLASV, from the coding sequence ATGGATGACTTCAAGACACTGATCGCCTACTCCCGCCGCAACGCCATGCGCCGTCTGGTGCGCTGCCTGTTTGCGGAAAACATTCTCGACCGTGCCGCCCTGAGCTTTTCCGCTGGCGGCAATCAGGCTACTTACCCGCTCAAGGGCGGCCGCGCGCACCTGGCGTTCTCCGACATTGCCAAAGGCCCGGCCGACACCATCGTCAACGACGGTGAGGTGGTGCTGGTCACCGACGAAGGCGTACGCCAGACCATCACCAGCCATCAGGACATGCTCGACGTGCTGCGCGACAGCTTCGATTTCGCGCCGACCGACGAAGGCGTGGCCGGGCTCAAGGCCGACATGGAAAACAGCCTGACCAACGACGCTCACGCCCGTCAGCACCGTCAGCAGTGGAACGCGCGGTTGCATCAGGCCGCGAAGGATCACGGGCTCGACAGCCTCACCGATTACCTGCGCCAGCACGCGAGCACCAAAGACGCGGCGATCCTGCTCGACCAGTGGGGCTCGCTGGAAGGCCATCCGTATTACCCGACCTGGAAAGCCCGGCCGGGCCTGAGCGATGAGGAAGTCGCGCAACTGTCGCCCGAGTTCAATGCCCAGGTGCCGCTGCGCATCGCCGCGTTGCGCGCCGAACATGCGCAAAGCGAAAGCATGCCGCATGTGAGCAGCTACCACGACTGGTTCGCCGCCAACTTCCCCGGGCAATGGGAACAATGGAAAGCGGCGCTCAACCGCAAGGGTCTGGATGAACGCGAATGGCTGCCGCTGCCGATTCACGGCTGGCATTTGCAGGCCTACGTGCTGAAGACGTTCGCCGCAGAAATCGAAGCAGGGATCCTGATCACCGACGGGCCGGACCTTGTGACGCTGCCGACCATGTCCTACCGCACGATGATGCCGGTTCTGGACGTTTGCGCGCCGCTGATCAAACTGCCGATCGCCGTGTGGATGACCAGCGAACTGCGCAGCCTGCAAGCCAAATCGATTCACATGGGCCCGCGCATCAGCACGGTGATCAGCCAGATTCTGCAAGCCGAAAACGGCTTCGACCAACGCCTGGAAATCTTTCCGGAAGAAATCGGCGTGCGCTACAAGAACGCCGTCACCCAGGACGATCATCCCGGCCGGCATTTGTCGGTGGTCTATCGCGCCAGTGCACCCGCGTTCGAACGCGCCGATGCTTGCCTGCCGATTACCGTGGCGTCGCTGTTCACCCGTTTGCCCGGCAACGATCGCCCGCTGTTCACCGACCTGATCGAACGTGACGGCGTACGCGCCACTGCCGCGCAGGTAGAAAGCTGGTACCGCGAATATGCGAAAGTGGTCACCCGCCCGGTGGTGGCGATCTATCTGTTGTATGGCATCGGTCTGGAAGCGCATCAGCAAAACACCATGGTGCTGTTCTCTGCCGACGGCAAAGCACGTAGTCTGCTGATCCGCGATTTTGGCGATGGCCGCACCTATGCACCGTTGCTCGAAGGTCGCGGCTACAGTCTGCAACCGCACGTCCAGCCGGGTATCCTGCCAACGGTGTTCAGCGGTGACATCGAGCCGGTGCGCATGTTTGTCCTGGACGCGGCGTTCCTCACGCATTTGCATGAACTGGCCCTGTGGCTGACCAAGGAGTATGGCTTGAACGACACGCGGCTCTGGCACATCCTGCGCGAGGAAACCGACCTCGCCTTCGACGCGGTGCGCGATCGCGTCGCGCCGCAAATCTGGGAAACCGAACACCGCGCGTTCGTTGAAGAGCCCTGGCCAACGCGTTCGTTGCTGCGCATGCACCTGATGCAGTACAGCAACTATCGTTTGCAACATACCCTGACCAACCCGCTCGCCAGCGTTTAA
- a CDS encoding MFS transporter has protein sequence MSHAGAIQGSRVRILIYLLFAIQLVSMGAMEMSGPFWPVHLRGLTDSETVFSFASIAVYVGPMLGIILTSAFWGRIGDRYGHKLMMIRALAGLSLTQLGLALFSDIWAILILRFLQGAFAGYIAPAQAYGVSIEAPSRRARLFAILQISTNVGSLLGAVVGGLILDYATFFWINIIASALCAVCTVIAAMTLPDVPPVKKAVVSATATPARRASLWQGSPLLSLLGVMGILLLARMLPQTSFSLYVSSVFEVSNSVVGLCYGLLALGFILSATAWSRYFEHRGQQDTLQRMTYVVIGCIALTAVAGVTRNPLVFVVAYFIWGVLLGATTPVLMALISKTADSSQQGHVLGIAQGTAQFASIAGISAGGLLSQVYGLQYTYLFVCLAYGVALIPIVALRYWPAAMQPSAAPPAD, from the coding sequence ATGTCCCATGCAGGTGCCATCCAGGGTTCACGTGTACGAATCCTGATTTATCTTCTGTTCGCGATCCAGCTGGTGTCGATGGGGGCGATGGAAATGAGCGGGCCGTTCTGGCCTGTCCACCTGCGTGGGCTGACCGACTCCGAGACGGTTTTCAGCTTCGCCAGCATCGCCGTGTATGTCGGGCCGATGCTCGGCATTATTCTGACCAGTGCCTTCTGGGGCCGCATCGGTGACCGCTACGGTCACAAGCTGATGATGATCCGCGCGCTCGCCGGGTTGTCGTTGACCCAGTTGGGGCTGGCCCTGTTCAGTGATATCTGGGCCATTCTGATTCTGCGTTTTCTGCAAGGCGCCTTCGCCGGTTACATCGCCCCGGCGCAGGCGTATGGCGTGAGTATCGAAGCGCCGTCGCGACGGGCGCGGCTGTTCGCGATCCTGCAGATCTCGACCAACGTCGGCTCGCTGCTCGGTGCCGTGGTCGGCGGGCTGATCCTCGATTACGCGACATTCTTCTGGATCAACATCATCGCCTCGGCACTTTGCGCGGTGTGTACGGTGATCGCCGCGATGACGCTGCCGGACGTGCCGCCAGTGAAGAAAGCCGTGGTCAGCGCAACCGCCACCCCCGCACGCCGCGCCAGTCTCTGGCAAGGCTCGCCGTTGCTGTCGCTGCTCGGCGTGATGGGCATTCTGCTGCTGGCGCGCATGCTCCCGCAGACGTCGTTTTCGCTGTACGTCAGCTCGGTGTTCGAGGTGAGCAATTCGGTGGTCGGCCTGTGTTACGGCTTGCTGGCGCTGGGCTTCATCCTGTCGGCGACAGCATGGTCGCGCTATTTCGAGCACCGCGGCCAGCAGGACACCCTGCAGCGCATGACCTACGTGGTGATCGGCTGCATCGCGCTGACCGCCGTCGCAGGCGTCACGCGTAATCCGCTGGTATTTGTCGTGGCTTATTTCATCTGGGGCGTGTTGCTCGGCGCGACCACCCCGGTGCTGATGGCCCTGATCTCGAAAACCGCCGACAGCTCCCAGCAGGGTCATGTGCTGGGCATCGCTCAGGGCACCGCGCAATTCGCCTCGATTGCCGGGATATCGGCTGGCGGCCTGCTCAGTCAGGTCTACGGTTTGCAGTACACCTACCTGTTCGTGTGCCTGGCCTATGGGGTCGCGCTGATCCCGATTGTCGCCCTGCGTTACTGGCCTGCGGCGATGCAACCGAGCGCCGCGCCGCCCGCGGACTGA
- a CDS encoding aminotransferase class V-fold PLP-dependent enzyme has translation MNTEQLRADTPAVAQLIHFNNAGAALMPTPVIEAVTRHIQLEASLGGYEAAGRQAAEVEQVYGSIGRLLNAAPDEIAVIENATRAWDMAFYSLPLQPGDVLLTSATEYAGNYIPYLQLKQQRGIEIRIIANDEHGRVSLSALQQMLEDDRVALISLPVIATNGGPVQPIEQIGALARAAGVLYLLDACQGVGQIPLDVQKIGCHMLTATSRKYLRGPRGMGFLYIEKALCQNLEPVFLDLHAASLQSADSYTVRADARRFENWECNVAAKLGLGAAVEYALAQGIEPMWRRIQQLADYLRQHLGLIPGFTLQDPSVNRSGIVTFSHRHHSAAQVQQWLAGQDKRINVSTSTFRSTLLDMQRRDLLEVSRASLHVYNTEAEIDAMIAALRALPRL, from the coding sequence TTGAACACTGAACAACTGCGCGCCGACACTCCCGCCGTCGCGCAACTGATCCATTTCAACAATGCCGGCGCGGCGCTGATGCCGACGCCGGTGATCGAGGCCGTGACCCGGCATATCCAGCTCGAAGCCAGCCTTGGCGGCTATGAAGCCGCCGGGCGCCAAGCGGCCGAAGTCGAGCAGGTCTACGGGTCGATCGGGCGCTTGCTCAACGCCGCACCCGATGAAATCGCGGTGATCGAGAACGCCACCCGTGCCTGGGACATGGCCTTCTATTCATTACCATTGCAACCCGGCGATGTGCTGCTGACGTCGGCCACCGAATACGCCGGCAACTACATTCCTTATCTGCAACTGAAACAGCAGCGCGGTATCGAGATTCGCATCATTGCCAACGATGAGCACGGTCGGGTCTCGTTGTCGGCATTGCAGCAGATGCTCGAGGATGACCGGGTGGCGCTGATCTCGCTGCCGGTGATCGCCACCAACGGCGGGCCGGTGCAGCCGATCGAACAGATCGGCGCCCTCGCCCGTGCGGCCGGCGTGCTGTATCTGCTCGATGCCTGCCAGGGCGTCGGGCAGATACCGCTGGATGTACAGAAGATCGGTTGTCACATGCTCACCGCCACCAGCCGCAAATACTTGCGCGGCCCTCGGGGCATGGGCTTTTTGTACATCGAAAAAGCGCTGTGCCAGAACCTTGAACCGGTGTTTCTCGATTTGCATGCGGCATCGTTGCAAAGCGCCGACAGCTACACGGTCCGCGCTGATGCCCGACGGTTCGAAAACTGGGAGTGCAATGTCGCGGCAAAACTCGGCCTCGGTGCGGCGGTGGAGTACGCACTGGCGCAAGGCATCGAGCCGATGTGGCGGCGGATCCAGCAACTGGCCGATTATCTGCGCCAGCACCTGGGGCTAATCCCCGGTTTCACGCTGCAGGATCCGAGCGTGAACAGGTCCGGTATCGTCACCTTCAGTCACCGCCACCACAGCGCCGCGCAGGTGCAACAGTGGCTGGCCGGGCAGGACAAGCGCATCAACGTCAGCACTTCAACCTTTCGCTCGACCCTGCTGGACATGCAGCGCAGGGACTTGCTGGAAGTCAGCCGCGCCTCGCTGCACGTCTACAACACCGAAGCGGAAATCGACGCGATGATTGCCGCGTTACGCGCTCTGCCGCGCCTTTGA
- a CDS encoding sigma-70 family RNA polymerase sigma factor, with protein MSETLPANNDKHLRAIEALYSGHHGWLYATLRKKLGNAMDAADLAQDTFTRILASQVTVIEQPRAYLSCVAKGILVNWYQRKALERAYLDALAQLPAPEVPSPELRFMVLETLHEIDAMLDALPPLVKRAFLLSQISGLKYDDIAEQLGVSLITVKRYMKQAFVQCLLLVE; from the coding sequence ATGAGCGAAACCCTTCCCGCGAATAACGACAAGCATCTGCGCGCGATCGAAGCCCTGTACAGCGGCCATCACGGCTGGCTGTATGCGACGCTGAGAAAAAAACTGGGTAACGCCATGGATGCGGCGGATCTGGCGCAGGACACCTTCACCCGGATCCTCGCCTCGCAGGTCACGGTGATCGAGCAGCCGCGCGCCTATCTGAGCTGCGTGGCCAAGGGCATTCTGGTCAACTGGTATCAGCGCAAGGCGCTCGAACGCGCCTATCTGGATGCGCTCGCGCAGTTGCCTGCGCCCGAGGTGCCCTCGCCGGAATTGCGTTTCATGGTGCTGGAAACCCTGCATGAAATCGACGCAATGCTCGACGCCCTGCCACCGCTGGTCAAACGTGCGTTTCTGCTGTCGCAGATCAGTGGTTTGAAATACGACGACATTGCCGAGCAACTGGGCGTGTCGCTGATCACGGTCAAGCGCTACATGAAGCAAGCCTTCGTGCAATGCCTGTTGCTGGTGGAGTGA
- a CDS encoding FecR domain-containing protein produces MLARRNEAQPAPQALEEAADWLMRMSERELSDRERGEWELWKASSPERTRAWARAQLLQGKLGGLPPSLAMSALDRPSSPERRAAIGKLALLLALVPAGWGGWKLSQTQQWSADYRTAVGERRELTLADGSKITLNTDSAIDVLFDASQRLIHLREGEILVQTAADISPMARPFVVTTRQGRMQALGTRFTVRALPPQTHLAVLEGAVKVELADNRQHTPLIVNAGQRTDFSSSTFGAVSATDRYAGAWSQGMLMADKMRLADFVAELTRYRRGFIRVDPAIADLRISGAYPISDSQRTLNMLAQTYPILVSGHLNGYWVMLSRA; encoded by the coding sequence ATGCTCGCCCGGCGCAATGAAGCGCAACCCGCTCCTCAGGCATTGGAAGAAGCCGCTGACTGGCTGATGCGCATGAGCGAGCGCGAGCTGAGCGACCGCGAACGCGGCGAATGGGAATTGTGGAAAGCCAGCAGCCCCGAGCGCACGCGCGCCTGGGCGCGTGCGCAATTGTTGCAGGGCAAACTGGGCGGCCTGCCGCCGTCCTTGGCCATGTCGGCCCTTGATCGGCCGAGCAGCCCGGAACGCCGTGCGGCGATTGGCAAACTGGCGCTGCTGCTGGCGTTGGTCCCGGCCGGCTGGGGTGGCTGGAAGCTTTCGCAAACCCAGCAATGGTCGGCCGATTATCGTACGGCCGTCGGCGAACGACGCGAGCTGACCCTCGCCGACGGCTCAAAAATCACCCTCAACACCGATTCCGCCATCGACGTGCTGTTTGATGCCAGTCAGCGCCTGATACACCTGCGCGAAGGCGAAATACTGGTGCAGACCGCAGCGGATATCTCACCGATGGCACGGCCCTTCGTGGTCACGACCCGGCAGGGCCGGATGCAGGCGCTGGGCACGCGGTTCACCGTACGCGCACTGCCTCCGCAAACGCACCTCGCGGTACTGGAAGGCGCGGTAAAAGTCGAACTCGCGGACAATCGCCAGCACACGCCACTGATCGTCAACGCCGGACAGCGCACCGATTTCTCGTCTTCGACGTTTGGCGCGGTCAGTGCGACCGACCGTTACGCCGGTGCCTGGAGCCAAGGCATGCTGATGGCCGACAAGATGCGCCTTGCCGATTTCGTCGCGGAACTGACGCGCTATCGTCGCGGTTTCATCCGCGTCGATCCGGCGATTGCCGACTTGCGCATTTCTGGCGCCTACCCGATCAGCGACAGCCAGCGCACCTTGAACATGCTGGCGCAAACCTACCCGATTCTGGTCAGCGGCCACTTGAATGGCTACTGGGTCATGCTCTCCCGCGCCTGA
- a CDS encoding TonB-dependent receptor: MPAARLLRPDRPFKPAIRSALLSLVLIVVACPLAVAGEPAQLDTLALRAYAIPAGPLGATLSSFAVDAGIALSFQPALTDGLRSPALIGRYSTQEAVNRLLAGSGLDMVRRSDGSYTLVARRVTLDETAVLGIDRRSDALPAVYAGGQVASGGRLGLLGNTDVMDAPFSVSTYTSALIKDQQAVTVGDVLERDSSVRSTGQTGGIVDSFFIRGFPVGEGNLGELAFDGVYGVAPNYRVFTEYAERIELVKGPGALLYGMSPNNAVGGVINVVPKRSLDEDLSRFTASYAMNAQLGGHVDVSRRFGEERRFGVRINGSTQLGDTAIDKQSRHVNIGAIALDYQGERLRTSFDWLRQKERFDAASRPFLIAPGVDIPSAANGRTSVSQDWGWSKTQDTSALLSGEYDLSDALTVFAHAGGGKSAVARMSDQTPTIINPAGDTSSTPGYYKFEVKRYTVDTGARLRFDTGPISHRTAVQVSRYRDVLSRGIISAAPILSNIYHPVDRPEPYIPEPATPKVSESELTGVALADTLSILDDRAQMTLGVRQQNIKSDNYNPSGVVTTFYDDSRTTPLFGAVIKPWDHVALYYNYIEGLSKGDIAPSTASNAGEIFAPYVSRQHELGVKADYGTFTSTLSLFQITKPSGELAAGVFSVQGEQRNRGLELNVFGEVKPGTRLLGGVTLLDAELTKTAVAGNRGNKPVGVPSVQANLWAEWDTSWVEGLTLTGGAIHTGSQYVNQANTQKLDDWTRFDVGARYTTRIDERPTTFRATVQNVFDREYWSGVASYGAFSQGSPRTLLLSATVDF, from the coding sequence ATGCCCGCTGCACGCCTCCTGCGCCCGGATCGTCCGTTCAAACCCGCTATTCGCAGTGCGTTGCTGAGCCTTGTCCTGATCGTTGTCGCCTGCCCGCTGGCCGTCGCCGGCGAGCCTGCGCAACTGGATACGCTCGCCCTGCGTGCCTACGCCATTCCGGCCGGGCCGCTCGGTGCGACCCTGTCGAGTTTTGCCGTGGACGCCGGCATTGCCCTGTCGTTCCAGCCGGCGCTGACCGACGGCTTGCGCAGCCCGGCGCTGATCGGCCGCTACTCGACCCAGGAAGCGGTCAATCGCCTGTTGGCCGGCAGTGGTCTGGACATGGTGCGGCGCAGCGACGGCAGTTACACGCTGGTTGCGCGTCGGGTCACGCTGGATGAAACGGCGGTGCTCGGCATCGACCGGCGCAGCGACGCGCTGCCGGCGGTGTATGCCGGCGGCCAGGTCGCCAGCGGCGGACGTCTGGGCCTGCTCGGCAACACCGATGTGATGGACGCGCCGTTCAGCGTCAGCACCTACACCTCGGCGCTGATCAAGGATCAACAGGCCGTCACCGTCGGTGATGTGCTGGAACGCGATTCCTCGGTGCGCTCTACCGGGCAGACCGGCGGCATCGTCGACTCGTTTTTCATTCGGGGCTTTCCGGTGGGCGAAGGCAATCTCGGTGAACTGGCGTTCGATGGCGTCTACGGCGTCGCGCCGAACTACCGGGTCTTCACCGAGTACGCCGAGCGCATCGAACTGGTAAAAGGGCCCGGCGCCCTGCTCTACGGCATGTCCCCCAACAACGCGGTGGGCGGCGTGATCAACGTGGTGCCGAAACGTTCGCTGGACGAAGACCTGAGCCGTTTCACCGCCAGTTATGCGATGAATGCGCAGCTCGGCGGGCATGTCGATGTCAGTCGGCGTTTCGGTGAAGAACGGCGCTTCGGCGTGCGCATCAATGGCAGCACGCAACTGGGCGACACGGCGATCGACAAGCAGTCGCGCCACGTCAACATCGGCGCGATCGCCCTCGATTATCAAGGCGAGCGGCTGCGCACCAGCTTCGACTGGTTGCGGCAGAAAGAACGCTTCGATGCCGCCTCGCGGCCGTTTCTGATTGCCCCGGGCGTGGACATTCCCTCCGCCGCCAACGGCCGAACCAGCGTGAGCCAGGACTGGGGCTGGTCGAAAACCCAAGACACCTCGGCGCTGCTCAGCGGCGAATACGACCTCAGCGATGCGCTGACGGTGTTCGCCCATGCCGGCGGCGGCAAATCGGCGGTGGCGCGCATGTCCGACCAGACACCGACCATCATCAACCCGGCTGGCGACACGTCTTCGACGCCCGGTTATTACAAATTCGAGGTCAAGCGCTACACCGTCGACACCGGTGCGCGGCTGCGCTTCGACACCGGGCCGATCAGCCACCGCACCGCGGTGCAGGTCAGCCGTTATCGCGATGTGCTGTCACGGGGGATCATTTCCGCCGCGCCGATCCTGTCGAACATTTATCACCCCGTGGATCGCCCGGAGCCTTACATTCCTGAGCCGGCCACGCCGAAAGTCTCCGAGAGCGAACTGACCGGCGTGGCACTCGCCGACACCCTGTCGATCCTCGACGACCGCGCGCAGATGACCCTCGGCGTGCGCCAGCAGAACATCAAATCGGACAATTACAACCCCAGCGGCGTGGTCACCACGTTCTACGACGACAGCCGCACCACGCCGCTGTTCGGTGCGGTCATCAAGCCCTGGGACCACGTCGCGCTCTATTACAACTACATCGAAGGCCTGAGCAAGGGCGACATCGCGCCCTCCACCGCCAGCAATGCGGGGGAGATCTTCGCGCCGTACGTTTCGCGCCAGCATGAACTCGGCGTCAAGGCCGACTACGGCACCTTCACCTCGACCCTGAGCCTGTTCCAGATCACCAAGCCCAGCGGCGAACTGGCCGCCGGAGTGTTCTCGGTGCAAGGCGAGCAGCGCAACCGTGGCCTGGAGCTGAACGTGTTTGGCGAAGTGAAGCCGGGCACGCGGTTGCTCGGTGGCGTGACCCTGCTGGACGCCGAACTGACGAAAACCGCCGTGGCCGGCAATCGCGGCAACAAGCCGGTCGGCGTGCCGTCGGTGCAGGCCAACCTCTGGGCCGAATGGGACACCTCGTGGGTCGAAGGGCTGACCCTGACCGGTGGCGCCATCCATACCGGCAGCCAGTACGTGAACCAGGCCAACACGCAAAAACTCGATGACTGGACCCGCTTCGATGTCGGTGCGCGTTACACCACGCGCATCGATGAGCGGCCGACCACGTTCCGCGCCACGGTGCAGAACGTGTTCGATCGAGAGTACTGGTCGGGCGTCGCCTCTTACGGCGCGTTCTCCCAGGGCTCACCGCGCACTTTATTACTGTCGGCGACTGTCGATTTCTGA